The window GTCAGCTATATATAAGCAACAGAAATGCAACAAAAGAACAaatgtgggattttgaacactAACTTATCGCTCATTGTGTACTGTACTGTTTATAGCCACCTTGGAACCTGAGGCAAGCCGAATCCAATTTGTTTTGGGTAAATTATCCAACTCTTGGATAGCAGCTCCGGTCAGCTACTGAATATTACCAGAAGGATTAGGatggctccaggacactgcccttgaggcgttagaggtgggatccctcactgagtccgagggaaaaaccaacactggagggtaaacagataaagaaggagaagacgaagaagattaGGATGGTGGGATATTGCTCTCTTCAGTTCATGCCATGCCAGGTCAAGAAAGTTCATGTCTGCAGATTATACCGGCCACACCATTTGCTGTATGCCCTGAATCGCAAGGAACTGACTGCCCACTCTGGCTTGATGGGCACGAACATTGCAGCAACATCCACTAGCATAAAGCCAACAACCTCTGCATACCAGACCAGTCACGTTACCCTGGACAGGAATTACAGGTGTACGTTGACCAAACAACTAATAACCCAATAGCAAATACCAATCCTCGCTGCAAGTTGTTTTGCGCAGGCTGAACGTTtttccaaactctggagacatcactctgaCTCACTCCAACACGTGTGACAACATCCACTTGTCGCTATCCTGAGATCAGTAGCTGAAATTGGTACTCTTGGCTTGTTTACCTCAGTCCTACTGATCGTACAAGTGATACTGTTAAACTGACCAACATGACAAGTGACTCCTATTGGATCTGATCTGGGTTTAGTGTCACTATGTGTCTCAGACATTGGCCTACAGTGCATACTGTAAACATGATGGAGGTACCATGACATATACCATATGAAATTGTAAAACTTTCTTTGAGCACTTTATACAGTATTTTTCATTTTAAGAAGACACTGAGGAAGAGATACCTAGTGAGGGTGCTTATCAGCTAAGTGCCTACATTTGTTTACATACAGGTCTCTCAGAACTTTTCATGATGGAGACCCCCGATATTGAAAATTTAGTTCAGAAGAAAAATAAACATTAATGGTTCAGAAATTGATTACTTTAATGTATGCAGTAAGTTCACTAAATAAgacgaaattaaataaaatatatggtTTGCTAAAGaatgtaacaataataattcatAGGTACATATTACACACTTGAAATGTATTATAATATTTTCATTAAACATTTTTTATCacatttataataatgttattcttaaAGTATATGAACTTATataaacatttcttttgataacattCTGCAATGCATGCCAGTGCATCGGTGAGTTTAGATTTGAGAGGCAGACTGCAGACTCTCCAAGCCAGTGAAAGAACGGCAGGATTGTACAAACAATGCACGCCCGACTCTAGTATAGACGAGATAAACAAAATCTTAGAGACTTTATTGGCTATTTAGAATGATGAACACCATACAACTGGGAATTATAGTATACTCCTCACCAAGAAACAAAGCAGGTGGAATTGCTGGTAAGAGATCTACATGGAATAGACATAGAAGCCATCCATTGAATATATGGACTAAGTGGAGCAGGACCTATTAGGAAGAGACACAGAATGGCTTTAAGTAGGAGGAGGATAGACAACACTAGAGAGAACTTGTATACTGCACTTCGTTGACTTGAGAcagaagagatgatgatgatgatgatcattctcAGTATATTTACAACCAAAAATTGTAGTATAAAACTATAGCCATCTTTAGGCATACAATCCACATGATGAATAAAAAATCTATATAGGTACCTgggaaacttatttattgaataTTCTCATACCTAGATTGTTGCAGTGGCATCTCTGGTATATTTTAGCACAAGAAAAAATACAAAAAGATAATTTTATTTGCATCAGAATCACACGCACATACAAAGTCAAAACTCCATCATATAATCTTTATAACACTGAACACTGCAATATACAACTTTTTAGTATATGGTAAAACAGAAAGTGGAATGAGTTATGCCTTTGCTTCTTCTCTCTTGGATTCCTTCTCCATGGCTCTTTCCTTGGCTTTCTCATACAGTGGTAGCAACTGCCCTTCTTTAgccaatatttttaaaatttctacaATTAATGGTAAATAGTTGTGTTTCCGCCGAATATTTTCCATTTGGTATCGCTTAGTTTTTGATTCCTCCTCTTCTATTAAAGCTCGAAGATGTGAAATTTCACTATTTTGAACATCGGTTTCCATACCATTTTCCTGTGGAAAAAAAAAAGGTAACATGTCATTATCCTTATTGACTTTAAAAGACGATTACACAAATTCCAAGTATTGGATACCATTCAAAGGCATACAAATGTTTATCATTTATTCTACAAGAGAGCAGATAAACAGGAAGATTGTGAATTAATTTGAATACTGCACAACATTCAACAGAAAACAGAATGCCTAGGACAATGGTAATGAGGAAAATCAATACTGAAACAGTATACAGGATGATCAATTGATGGACAACCATGAGCAAGTGGGATATATAGGTACCtgagaaatttattgaatatccttATACCTAGATTGTTGCAGTGGCATGCTTGGTATAATTTAGCAcaagaaaaaaaatacaaaaaaacctTCTTTGTGGCAAAGTGGAATATCTTGCACGATAAAGTTTTGAAACCGACTGGAAGGTGATCTCACACTTGTTTTcagttaaaacaacaagcaaggaaCGCAGCATAAATGTGAATGATACAGTGTTTGTATTAAACCACTACCCATATTGATTTTGCTGGACCTTTTGAAAACCATTACAGTACttcttaaccctcttagtgccaggcccggttgctcacagtatgccaagagtgccagacagatttagagaattttgcaggttctcaatctctggactatatagttcacaaatattataactatgacttgaaattgttattaaatgttaacaagaagacattcgtactgctgaactaaattacagcactaaaatgctcttgggtattttgaaaaaaatattttccaagcaAGTTTAAAACACCAAAACAGGAAAAAAACCCCAGAAAATTCACCTCAACAGTAAATActgatgacttctttgaaatgtcctattttagatgaataaacatgtatagttttacatttttatcttcagtagtttaagagttatgtacaatggtatcgtaatatacaattggcatgttcatcaatgggatcgaacctggcacatgggttgtagtcagggtgaccagatggtaatacattatcattgttcacaagatgaaagaatctcaaggtcaattggaatctgtttcttgagaacatatttccaaaccatggaatataacgggagtttttgacccaataagaaaatatgcttggccttctagttatacccattttcaacaaaacagcaatgaaagccttgtCAATATAACCGGGCGCCACTGCTCTGCTCTGGCatatggtgacaagacatgatttctcatatctgctTTTGTCTGTAGTTATGAGATTCAATAATTGAgccatgaaaaataaaataaaaacacgctataggtttgcgtctgacgaaggggcgtgtctcgggccaggagtatcataaCAATCAGGTTAGGGTTAGTATTTTGCATCCTGACCTAactgaatttcacggaaaacaggaAATTGTTGCGGTTGCatattgttacagccgtcatcatcatCGTACTGTCACTCAGACTGTCATTACCACTTTCAATATTTACACTCGGACAATGAGTACggggttgagtgtttacagaaaactcgccgttatcactcccaataacactttcactttccccttcctcacttgtttgaggaatgaattcctcatcagagtcttcatcatcctcttcttcactaaaaattattaagatataaAGCCAGTTCGTCatcattaacaaaataacttctgccgctagtcgccattttactcatgCGGCATGGAGGTCATACGTCATAGATGAACACGGACTTTGgaaattcaatgcatgataacGAATGAATTTACACACTATCTAGCgacgtagttaaaatctaatgccAATTCTCTATGGACTCGGcacataagatgttgcaatctgacggcccaagttgtactaaCTCGTATAGAATTACGCGCTACCCAAGCAACGATATATCGAGGTTGGTACTTTACGCGTATACACGAAACAACggtatatcgttgtctggctctctacgggttaaacTGCATTGAGACTAAGTCAAATTGGGTGGAAATTTGTATTTCAAGGATTGCTCCTACTTCAAGTTCAACTATCGACTTGCTGGAAGACATCTCTTCTCACGGCTTTCCAAGTGCAATAGTTTTTGGTAATGCAACTGTATTTACTAGTGACGAGTTCAAAACCTATTGTTCCTGGTACCGGTATAGCATTTCCCAGAAGCTGATAGCCCAGGCTATCCAGTTACCAATGGACTGGCAGAATGCTTTGTGCAAATCTTTAAACAGTACATGAAAGCAATGGCCTCAGAGTGAGGGACACTCACAAATGAAGTCCACCAACTCCTTTTGCGCTACTCTGCATGCCATTAGGTTGTGGACTGTCCCTTGCAGAACAGTACCTTGGTAGAAAATAAAGGATTCAACTGTATGAAATCTTCCttcttcttgctagtggtttaaagttgcACTAATACGGTGAAAgttttcagtgatgcaaggatgggaaaagacagaagaaagtggccatggccttaattaaggtacagttccaagtatttacctggtgtgaagatcggaaaccatggaaaccaacttcagggctgccgatggtaggatttgaacccacaatctcccgaatgtaaactcacagctacatgaccctaactgcatggccaacttggcTGGTTGCAATTTTCCCTAAACCAGCGAAGAAGCCTTAACTTTGCATTGATCCACTTGCTTCAGGTGGGGGAGAGAATTCAAGCTTGTGTCTACCAGAACAATTCAGCATTGTGGCAGTTTGGAGTCATCATTCGTAAGCTTCATGTCATTACCTTGTGAAACTGGATTCAAGTCGCATCCTGAAGGGAGACATAAATCAGCTAAATGCAACAAGAGTGGTACCACCTCAACCAGACAATGAGAACTTGGAATCTCCACCTAATCGATCTGTCACCTTCAATAATCCTCAAGTGCTTACACGACCAAGAAAACCAGACATTGTACTAGCTGAGACGCCTGCTTTCAATCCAAATGTCCAAGAACCAATCTTGCACCAATCTGAATGACCATAAAGACGActtttctgtatcagtcatgtccacagtaagaaggaaatacagtctttaattttccatcatctctgtccgtctgtatgtatgtatctgCATAACAAGAAAATggctaaatagaatttaatgaaaatgtatgtaaagttggggaataaggtgCTActctttaggctataaataattttattcatgctgagtgaaatggtagtttaggggaaggcctaaaatttaagtctcaaatatctAGGTTGGaggtcgaaggggtagtatgtggtcctgtgggtgcacttcttgctgatgggagtgtactagcaaaacacaggaaatgccatttattcctaccaagttcGATACATGCACGaccacgccgtggcctctgggcaacgggtacattctttcaggtacacggctaagtcatgtaagggcagaaagcgagttcccgacgcttaaatggggaccaatcagctaagggagacaactctaacagaaaacatcggtcctccaggattgctgggggttggagcaaggctaacaacctcgctccggaaaacaaactgttgcgaagccccagaatatgcctcggaatggtggatttaatagacgacgagctaagctaaaggcaatggactacgcaattggtacatggaatgtacgcacacttctacgagccggagcactgaaagtactgatgcagaaactagaagtcaacaaagtggacatagcagccatacaagaaactagatggtcaggaagggatgagatctgggacaccaaaacccacacaatattcaaTAGTGGGAAGCCAAGGATtgcacaagaaggaggagtagcatttatagtacgaaaacaagctaaagatgatgtactacagtttttggcagtaaatgaaagattggcaacactgcgtgttaaaatgcgattctacaacttaacaattgtaaatgtatatgcaccaaaggaagacaaggaacagatagtcaaggatcagttctatgctgaactggaacgagtgctagattcaatcccatcaaacgatgctaagatgataataggagacctaaatgcacaaattgggaaggaggagatatataaaggaataatagggatccatagtttatacaacaatactaatgataatggacagagactgcttgaccttgctaccagcagaaacatgaaagtgatgtcaacttgtttccctcataaagaggtacacaagcaaacatggatatcgccggatggaaagacctgtaatcaaatagaccctgtaatgatggagaaaagatgggcatccaatattatggatgtcagatcattcagaggaacaagttgtggctccgaccactttctagttaaggcaatcttaaggtgccgcattatgaaaacaagaaaggaaggaatgagtaggatagaaaagtacaatacttgtgaattgaagaataaggaagtatcagaaagatatgagaaaagaatggcagaagtgctggtagagaaatataataagtaccaaacagcaacggtcgagaccaaatggatggaaggccgtggcaaaggacacactagacattgtacccaaaaggaacacaaaggaatggtttgatgaggaatgcgaaaaagccatagaagaaagagataaagcatataaagcatacctagagagaccaacaagaggttgaaaaccagaataaagaagtaaggaatgtatgtcgaagaaggaagagaagaaaattaaatgagaaaatggctagaatagtggaggaatttaaggaagataatagctacatggcttacagagaagttagtgaaagaaggattcaaggcaagaacaaacatgtgtaaggacagaaatggacagcttttgggagataaagaagggatccaagatagatggaaggaatatttccaacacctcctgaacccaatagaaatgaaagggaaaacaccaactacctcacGAAATAACACTGAGACAgatgaatcagaagtcacagcaccatctattcaagaagtgatagaagccatacagcaactgaaaaacaataaagcaccaggtatcgatggaatccctgcagagttgtggaatacagaagaaatgcctgaagactggcgcaaaggcatcatatgcccaatatacaagaaaggggataagttggtatgtagcaattatagagggatcacactgctgtgtacagtatataagctgttcacctccattctgaagaagagactagaacccctggcggaagaaattctaggagaataccaggcaggataccggaagggaagatccactattgatcagatatttactgtgaaacaagtgttggagaagtgttgggaatggggcatagatgtggtacagatgtttatcgactttcaacaagcatacgactctattgacagggataaattaatggtgatattaagagagttcaagataccagaaaagttGGTGGAAATGACTATGAGAAATAcaatggtgggagtgaaaattcagactgaagtaggcagcttcttcgaagtgaatcagggattgaagcaaggagatggcttagcaccaattctatttaacctggcactagaatcagtgattagaaagttaagggtggacaccagtggaacacttctatacAAAACAGCTAAACTAGTTGGAtatggatatgctgatgacataaatttgatgggaagaacaaaaaggacagttaaagaagcatttcaagacttgagtagagaaggcaaagagattggacttaagatcaatgaacaaaagacgaaggtaatggtgcaggctcggagaaggaagtatacaaatgaccaacttgtccctgaaggatccaaagtggaggtggtggatgaatttaaatatcttggtgtacatctaagcaacaagaatgaagaaatggtggaaatacaggcaagaattcaagctgccaacagcGCATACTTCGTAGTACTACCatttttcagaagtagagatataaaccagagcttaaaagttatgctatacaaaaccctcattcgcagtatagtgatgtatggaaaaGATACGTGGACCTTCCCAAAGGAAGCCGtggattccttcgaaaggaaaatcctgaggagaatttatggacccatatgcgtacaaggggaatggagaattagatataacaatgaactatattccctgtatggggaggcacccctgtcgcatgccattcgaatgaagagacttaaatgggcaggtcatctaattaggatggaagaacaccgaatcccaaagaaggtattcttaggagactttggaggaggaaggcctgtgggaaagCCAGTAACAGAtaggaagatggtgtacatcaggacgcagcacatatcGTCAAGATCCAGAATCAGAGAGTAGCTGCACAAGAttgacaagtttggcggagagcaactggggaggccatgacccgaaaacgggccgtcgtgCCATAGGTAAGGTAATATCTATGTTACTAGCGGTCTTATCATTAAATAttacataataaaataatacaagaaagaagaacagaatacaatttctgatcatttatgtcttgtagaGTTTTACCGTAACAACTATGATAACACAATTCATTAAttcagacttttgttgcttagcccatatcaacgtcgagccttGCTAACATGGGAATACTgtgttgtagacatgatatgggcttttgggctttctgtgaaatgtaaagagtttcaccttgtttgcttgacaccgcataagcccaaaagcccatatcatgtctataagtacgggccatgaaagcatcaatgttaacatggGTATTGTTCAATCACCTTAACTGGCGGTAGTGGTTTTTTCGTCCGACTGTGTTAAGGTGAAAAACCACCTGACCAACAGCACACATCGACAAGGAAAACTGTGAATATGATTATCAAAAATAGAAAACAGTAAAGGAACAATCGCTTGAGGAATAAGACAAGAGGAAGTCTTGAaaggaggctttttttttttttgctagtggctttatgttgcactgactcagataggtcttatggcgatgataggagaggaaaggaggaagaaggagttcctttacattagatgctctaatatcacagagtcagaagaaaactaaatgtgaaggcctacaatataaaaagtccaaaaaattgaacaataatattacattgacgtTTGTTGTGACATGCTTTGTGTCatctgctgctactcatctccgacagatgggattactgctgcgtaccgagtagaacagcctgcctgaatattggtgggaagtaactggggagtcagataactttctcttttagcatgccattcttctggttattatgtatgttctgataactactggaatgatggtatcagctaaagGAAAGGAAGggctataaaagaaagaaaaacaatagACTTCCATGGCCATGCAAATGTAATAGCACCATGAATGGAAATCGGAGCAggacaagggaggtcagatagcaaAGCAGAAGTAAAGAGGTTTTAAGAAGAAAAAGGGAACAATGAGATTCATATGTACTTTACACAGAATTTTAAGAGGGAGGCAATGGATAGTTTTGGATGGGAAACCCAAAAGGAAGAACAGAGGTTGACAGGAAGTGAGGAAAAGAAAACTAGCAGTATTAATATTTGTTACTTACTTCTATTTGCTTTTGAATATCCTGTAGTTTCTTTTCATATATCATTTTACGATCTGATACAATAGCCATTAAGTTGAAATGTATTTCTCCTTCATTGTACCTGAAAGACATTGATAATTAATTACTTTTCAAAGAATCAGGATTCATTTTTAAATGCATAAGTTAATTAGATCACACTTACTTCTTAATCCTTTTCTCTATGATTGGCCGAACCACATCCAACCAATCAGCCTCTGATGTAACTGGACCAAGATCGATAGGCCCTTCCTTCAAACCATCCAGTTCATAAAGTCGTCCATCAATGGGGATGTAGCCCACAAAATGGTAAACTTCATCATCTTTTGATGCTAGTTTTGATTCAAATTCAAATAGTGTTTGCCTGTTAGAGATGCAAATAGTGTTCAATCTTAATGAATATCTTCAGACagaaaaatatattgttaaaaataaattatatttaaaaaaatgaaatgatcaACATCACTCTCATGCATAAAATATAGGTATTTGACGAGTCAGGAGAAAAACGCAAGGAATAAAAATACTGAACTCTGACTGAAAATAATTACATTCTAAAATTTAACTGTTCTTTAAATTAATTACTGTGATACCtattcaaataattattattgCTCAATTGTGAGCACAAGGAATGAAATAGCATCAATTACATGTAGTTATTTCATATTATTGAtaggtgtgtatactactactactactactactactactactactactactactaccaccaccaccaccaccagtggtGGGGATGGAGCAGTTTGGTTTGGAGAAAGTACTATGATGCCAGTACTTGATTAAATTGAGTACAGAGCCGAGTACAAATCTGTAACTGTGCAGCTAAAAGTTTATGTTAATTGTAAGTGCTAGAATGGAGGTTAAGAAACAAGATTAATAGATGTTATTACTGAATATGGAcagaagtattccataaaaga is drawn from Anabrus simplex isolate iqAnaSimp1 chromosome 1, ASM4041472v1, whole genome shotgun sequence and contains these coding sequences:
- the Uch-L5 gene encoding ubiquitin carboxyl-terminal hydrolase isozyme L5 — protein: MADSAGNWCLIESDPGVFTELIKEFGVKGIQVEELWSLDAEQFESLKPIHGLIFLFKWVQDDEPSGSVVQDSRLEKIFFAKQVINNACATQAILSILLNCKHPDITLGPTLSEFKEFCQTFDANMKGLTLSNSQTIRSVHNSFARQTLFEFESKLASKDDEVYHFVGYIPIDGRLYELDGLKEGPIDLGPVTSEADWLDVVRPIIEKRIKKYNEGEIHFNLMAIVSDRKMIYEKKLQDIQKQIEENGMETDVQNSEISHLRALIEEEESKTKRYQMENIRRKHNYLPLIVEILKILAKEGQLLPLYEKAKERAMEKESKREEAKA